A genomic window from Sulfurospirillum multivorans DSM 12446 includes:
- a CDS encoding transposase family protein, which translates to MSKTQKKQREYYSGKQKRHTLKGQIVIDKEERIMCVHTAKGTTHDFRLFQESNLPLMPKTCVYVDLGYLGIAKEHSHCQIPHKASKLHPLSEEQKEENRQKASARICVEHVNAKIKTFQILTQKYRNRRKRFNLRFNLICGLINFDRGFAVEYK; encoded by the coding sequence TTGTCAAAGACCCAAAAAAAGCAAAGAGAGTACTACTCAGGTAAGCAAAAGCGTCATACCCTTAAAGGACAGATTGTGATTGATAAAGAGGAGAGGATTATGTGTGTGCATACCGCTAAAGGTACGACACATGATTTTAGACTGTTTCAAGAATCTAATCTCCCCTTGATGCCCAAGACCTGTGTTTATGTTGATTTGGGATATCTGGGTATTGCCAAAGAACATAGCCATTGTCAAATTCCCCATAAAGCCTCCAAACTTCATCCTTTGAGTGAGGAGCAAAAAGAGGAAAACAGACAAAAAGCAAGTGCTAGAATATGTGTTGAACATGTGAATGCTAAAATCAAAACATTTCAGATACTCACCCAAAAATACAGAAACAGAAGAAAACGATTCAATCTACGCTTTAATTTGATATGTGGATTAATCAACTTTGACCGTGGTTTTGCTGTGGAATACAAATGA
- a CDS encoding pyridoxamine 5'-phosphate oxidase family protein codes for MITIPDNVATLLNDDGASKVLTTVAEDGVPHSIVVGSIMAPDSQTICAAEILMKKTAKNLETNKNIAVLCLKGTESYLVNATVVERQTEGELFESVAAQMKKAGLPMSALWIFKPTAIFDQSAAENAGTQIA; via the coding sequence ATGATCACAATACCAGATAATGTAGCAACTTTGCTCAATGACGACGGAGCATCAAAAGTTTTAACAACAGTAGCTGAAGACGGTGTACCACACTCTATTGTTGTAGGCAGCATCATGGCGCCAGATAGTCAAACAATTTGTGCAGCTGAAATATTGATGAAAAAAACTGCTAAAAATCTAGAGACCAATAAAAACATCGCAGTTTTATGTCTTAAAGGAACAGAGTCTTATCTTGTAAACGCTACTGTCGTTGAAAGACAAACTGAGGGCGAGTTATTTGAGAGCGTAGCTGCGCAAATGAAAAAAGCAGGATTACCAATGAGTGCTTTATGGATATTTAAACCAACAGCTATATTTGATCAAAGTGCCGCAGAAAATGCTGGTACACAAATCGCATAA
- the flgL gene encoding flagellar hook-associated protein FlgL: MRITNNLLYSNSIRNYRTASEKLYNVNQQLASGLKIQNSYEDTGIYVDTMRLNSQLSSLSQTTESSSKASSFATNTDTTLSDVTEQLENFKTLLAQAANASNSTTSLEAIALELETIRNQIQNLANTSINGQYLFSGSALNTKPIGSDGSYNGNGESLTAVVGSGLELAYNVDGKSLFLGSDSDYTKTISTNVSMYNQTSLHPDVMSTSGTNSTSAEEYLTEDDTIRDMVGDTDSDATNDPNTVFYLSGRDIGGETFATKLTISSSSTVSDLLESIGNAYGNTSTNTLVDVSMNARGQIEVTDLTGGNNVIEMNLFAAVDRDAAAGTSGDADQSSVEALVAQGNVDIIEFNASNYTTTNSASTIASRADIYESDIYYIGYPLEDSSGNTAKASTLLSDMMPSDVDSILVGATTLSVTATTTVQDLLDAVSTETGGTARIENGQMIVESAAAVNLQLTAQDVTSTATAGFSIPDAANYTARGFEKEGNALTGNVSQVVIGTNEYATATTKLSEVAGDDLNGKALTLDYTDKNGASYTATINLSNAGSTVAVDLNGDGDTTDTDETFTIFDSQGNTTAANDVTYQQLTDVMSMLTSGTLPTDGVPAASTDFEEYNYALKTAASSVAASIDDEGKLSIVDRTASESKIQFSMYDSDAGDYSGTTSTALSFMANDSVTTASPYIDLFDQLDEMIEAVRTGTYRMDSESDDPRNMGMQNSLAVIDHISDHVEKAHTKIGALSNALTSAKDTAATLTTSITTIQTDIVGVDLTEAYLEYTSVSTSYQTMLSTISKVMSMSLADYM; the protein is encoded by the coding sequence ATGAGAATCACAAATAACCTTTTGTATAGTAATTCAATTCGTAATTATAGAACAGCCAGTGAAAAACTCTACAATGTCAACCAACAACTAGCCTCTGGTCTAAAGATACAGAACAGTTATGAAGATACAGGTATATATGTTGATACCATGCGTTTAAATTCTCAACTCAGCTCACTTTCTCAAACGACTGAAAGTAGTTCTAAGGCAAGTTCTTTCGCAACCAATACGGATACGACCTTAAGTGATGTTACCGAGCAACTTGAAAATTTTAAAACACTTCTGGCTCAAGCAGCCAATGCTTCTAACTCTACAACCAGTTTAGAAGCGATTGCTTTAGAGCTTGAAACGATTCGAAACCAGATACAAAATTTAGCGAATACGTCTATTAATGGACAGTATCTTTTTTCCGGCTCAGCACTTAATACAAAACCTATTGGTAGTGATGGTTCCTATAATGGTAATGGAGAAAGTTTAACAGCCGTTGTCGGCTCAGGATTGGAACTTGCTTACAATGTAGATGGCAAATCACTTTTCTTGGGCAGCGATAGTGACTATACAAAAACAATTTCTACGAATGTATCGATGTACAATCAGACATCTTTGCATCCTGATGTTATGTCGACCAGTGGAACGAATAGTACGTCCGCAGAAGAGTATTTGACCGAAGATGACACAATACGCGATATGGTTGGTGATACGGACAGTGATGCCACCAATGATCCCAATACTGTTTTTTACCTTTCAGGTCGTGACATTGGCGGTGAAACATTTGCGACTAAACTGACAATTAGCTCTTCTTCTACTGTTTCAGACCTTCTAGAGAGTATTGGTAATGCCTATGGTAATACATCTACCAATACGCTTGTTGATGTCAGTATGAATGCCCGTGGACAAATAGAAGTGACGGATTTGACGGGGGGCAATAATGTGATCGAGATGAATCTCTTCGCTGCTGTGGATCGTGATGCTGCTGCTGGAACCTCTGGAGATGCCGATCAAAGCAGCGTTGAAGCCCTTGTCGCTCAAGGGAACGTTGATATTATTGAGTTTAATGCAAGTAACTACACAACAACCAATTCAGCTTCTACGATAGCGTCACGTGCGGATATCTACGAATCAGATATTTATTATATTGGTTATCCTCTTGAAGACAGCAGTGGCAATACAGCAAAAGCATCAACGCTTTTAAGTGATATGATGCCCTCAGATGTTGATAGCATTTTAGTGGGTGCAACAACCTTATCTGTAACAGCTACCACAACGGTTCAAGATTTATTGGATGCCGTTTCAACAGAAACGGGTGGAACAGCACGCATCGAAAATGGACAAATGATTGTTGAGAGTGCAGCCGCAGTGAATCTTCAGCTTACGGCACAAGATGTTACCTCAACCGCTACGGCTGGTTTTAGTATTCCAGATGCTGCTAATTATACTGCTCGTGGTTTTGAAAAAGAAGGCAATGCTCTGACTGGAAATGTCTCTCAGGTGGTAATTGGAACCAATGAGTATGCAACGGCAACTACAAAACTAAGTGAAGTTGCAGGCGATGACTTAAATGGCAAAGCATTAACATTAGACTATACTGATAAAAACGGAGCAAGCTATACTGCAACTATTAATTTAAGTAATGCTGGAAGCACGGTTGCAGTAGATCTTAATGGCGATGGTGATACTACAGATACGGATGAAACCTTTACTATTTTTGATAGTCAAGGTAATACCACTGCAGCAAATGATGTGACGTATCAACAATTAACAGATGTTATGAGCATGCTTACATCTGGTACGCTTCCAACTGATGGTGTCCCTGCAGCAAGTACTGATTTTGAAGAGTACAATTATGCACTTAAAACAGCTGCCAGTAGTGTTGCCGCCAGTATCGATGATGAAGGAAAATTGTCTATAGTCGATCGCACTGCTTCAGAATCTAAAATTCAGTTTAGTATGTACGATAGCGACGCAGGCGACTACAGTGGAACAACCAGTACAGCGCTCTCTTTTATGGCAAATGACTCTGTAACAACTGCGAGTCCTTATATTGATCTTTTTGATCAACTCGATGAAATGATTGAGGCTGTTCGTACAGGAACGTATCGTATGGATTCAGAATCAGACGATCCTCGTAATATGGGTATGCAAAACTCCTTAGCTGTTATTGATCATATTTCAGATCACGTTGAAAAAGCACATACTAAAATTGGTGCTCTCTCCAATGCCCTTACCAGTGCAAAAGATACCGCTGCGACTCTTACGACGAGTATTACAACGATTCAAACCGATATTGTTGGCGTTGATTTAACCGAAGCTTACTTAGAATACACCTCTGTTTCGACCTCGTATCAAACGATGTTGTCGACAATTTCTAAGGTTATGTCAATGTCGCTAGCGGATTACATGTAA
- a CDS encoding Rieske (2Fe-2S) protein gives MDNITFLKRGFFERVSGKPATHEPKDSSCWGYLDGKICIDLNKADELKIRGGAVRLEGKSLPLRVLVIQSKSGEYKAYQNKCTHMGRRLDLVPGTDTVQCCSLNKATFDLYGNKLYGPVSKSIKCYTVIKEDDNLIISI, from the coding sequence ATGGATAACATTACATTTTTAAAGAGAGGATTTTTTGAAAGAGTTTCAGGAAAACCTGCAACACATGAGCCTAAAGATAGTAGTTGTTGGGGATATTTAGATGGGAAAATTTGTATTGACCTAAATAAGGCTGATGAATTAAAAATACGTGGTGGTGCAGTTCGTCTTGAAGGGAAAAGCCTTCCTTTAAGAGTGTTGGTAATACAGAGTAAAAGTGGAGAATACAAAGCATATCAAAATAAATGTACACATATGGGAAGGCGGTTAGATTTAGTGCCTGGTACGGATACAGTGCAATGCTGTAGCTTGAATAAAGCGACCTTTGATCTTTATGGAAATAAACTTTATGGTCCTGTTTCAAAATCTATCAAGTGTTATACTGTGATAAAGGAGGATGACAATCTTATAATTTCAATTTAA
- a CDS encoding HU family DNA-binding protein: MKKAEFIQAVSEKAGLSKKDSQKAVDAALEAISEALVSGKDVSFIGFGTFSTATRAARKARVPGTNRVVDVAQTTAVKFKVGKKLKDVVAKA; the protein is encoded by the coding sequence ATGAAAAAAGCGGAATTTATCCAAGCAGTCTCTGAGAAAGCAGGTCTTTCTAAGAAAGATAGTCAAAAAGCTGTCGATGCAGCTTTAGAAGCAATCAGCGAAGCACTAGTTTCTGGCAAAGATGTAAGCTTTATCGGTTTTGGTACATTTAGTACTGCTACAAGAGCTGCTAGAAAAGCTAGAGTTCCTGGTACAAACAGAGTCGTTGATGTTGCACAAACAACAGCTGTCAAATTTAAAGTTGGTAAAAAACTTAAAGACGTTGTAGCAAAAGCTTAA
- a CDS encoding helix-turn-helix domain-containing protein — protein sequence MQFNANYFIDRLLDYYKVATIVALSSKMQISQQTITSWRTRNSVSAIRKKCRELGIYHDIFNNLISSNNNFQNANLSGGATGVEIGSINKSIHSIANNDFGCDDLVKSLVKELCKKYKDDMDTLKTLLFQLTLQK from the coding sequence ATGCAGTTTAATGCAAATTATTTTATCGACCGATTACTTGATTACTATAAAGTTGCAACCATTGTTGCACTATCTTCTAAAATGCAAATATCGCAACAAACTATAACGTCATGGCGGACACGTAATTCTGTTTCAGCAATTCGTAAAAAGTGCCGAGAATTAGGTATTTATCACGATATTTTTAATAATTTAATATCTTCAAACAATAATTTTCAAAATGCAAATTTAAGTGGCGGTGCTACTGGAGTTGAAATTGGCTCCATAAACAAATCAATTCATTCTATTGCGAATAATGATTTTGGTTGTGATGATCTTGTCAAATCTCTTGTTAAAGAGCTTTGCAAGAAATATAAAGACGATATGGACACTCTTAAAACTTTATTGTTTCAACTAACTCTCCAGAAGTAA
- a CDS encoding helix-turn-helix transcriptional regulator: protein MDKLYRLANVLQIVNKKEGSWRNLMKLKKAPSPIYLGSRSPRWRESELMEYLKDPIAYEINLQNKSK, encoded by the coding sequence ATGGATAAATTATATCGTCTTGCAAATGTACTTCAAATAGTTAATAAAAAAGAAGGTAGCTGGCGCAATCTAATGAAATTAAAAAAAGCGCCTTCTCCCATCTATTTAGGCTCTAGGAGCCCACGGTGGAGGGAAAGTGAATTAATGGAATATTTAAAAGATCCTATAGCTTATGAAATAAATCTACAAAATAAATCTAAATAA
- a CDS encoding helix-turn-helix domain-containing protein, giving the protein MEREKLNTLFKHAGLSKKEFAQKLSMNYQSVNQWESTQNAPLWVWSWLENYAKARKFDEMMALGKSMEEGKR; this is encoded by the coding sequence ATGGAGCGAGAAAAACTCAATACACTTTTTAAACACGCAGGCCTCAGTAAAAAAGAGTTTGCTCAAAAGCTATCAATGAATTACCAAAGTGTTAACCAATGGGAATCTACCCAAAACGCTCCTTTATGGGTATGGTCTTGGTTAGAGAACTATGCTAAAGCGAGAAAGTTTGATGAAATGATGGCATTAGGGAAAAGTATGGAGGAGGGTAAGCGATAG
- a CDS encoding YgjP-like metallopeptidase domain-containing protein, which translates to MIHLLERYHNDNFKSLMDKYMPNWIERKKLLEYYPLCCC; encoded by the coding sequence ATGATTCATCTACTTGAGCGATACCACAATGATAATTTTAAATCTTTGATGGATAAATATATGCCAAATTGGATTGAGAGAAAAAAACTCCTTGAATATTATCCTCTTTGTTGCTGTTGA
- a CDS encoding flavodoxin family protein, with amino-acid sequence MKVLGVSGSPIKNSNSDRALQAVLDAIGLESEFIKLSDYTVGPCNACLGCVTTNRCVIKDDGNTLCDKVKEADVLVVSGFTPYSTLDSRTKAFMERLYPLRHNNGYLAGKLGAAVITSCVTAPSEMLPPAAQLGANAIHYFMMEEGMNFVGSLLVHGNVPCVKCGNGDVCQMSGFKMLYGAEATVDSVGIHAFENQLEIIQQAKDLGKKLRESLVF; translated from the coding sequence ATGAAAGTTTTAGGAGTATCCGGCTCACCGATTAAAAATAGTAATAGTGATCGTGCTTTGCAAGCTGTGCTCGACGCAATTGGATTGGAATCAGAATTTATTAAATTATCAGACTATACCGTTGGACCATGCAACGCCTGTTTGGGATGCGTGACAACGAATCGTTGCGTTATAAAGGATGATGGAAATACATTGTGCGATAAAGTTAAAGAAGCGGATGTTCTAGTGGTATCAGGATTTACTCCCTATTCAACATTAGATTCAAGAACAAAAGCCTTTATGGAGCGGCTCTACCCTTTGCGCCACAACAATGGATATTTGGCCGGTAAACTCGGTGCTGCTGTTATTACTTCGTGCGTAACTGCACCAAGTGAAATGTTGCCTCCTGCTGCACAATTGGGTGCAAATGCTATTCATTATTTTATGATGGAAGAAGGAATGAACTTTGTAGGATCACTTCTAGTCCACGGTAATGTCCCTTGTGTTAAGTGTGGGAATGGCGATGTATGTCAAATGTCTGGATTTAAAATGCTCTATGGTGCTGAGGCTACGGTTGATTCTGTGGGTATTCATGCGTTTGAAAATCAACTAGAAATCATACAACAAGCAAAAGATTTGGGAAAAAAACTACGAGAATCATTAGTATTTTAA
- a CDS encoding transposase family protein, with protein MKKYEQMQKHKPKDFKRHIGVNEETFNAMIEVFRQYDENRKKGLGVGGRRSLSPENKVLLMLGYYREYRTLEHIGFDYGVSESTASRIVCEVEEVLIKSGRFSLPSKRELYKSDVALSFVVIDATETPCQRPKKSKESTTQVSKSVIPLKDRL; from the coding sequence ATGAAAAAATATGAACAAATGCAAAAGCATAAACCCAAAGATTTTAAGCGCCATATTGGCGTTAATGAAGAGACATTTAACGCAATGATAGAGGTGTTTAGGCAATACGATGAGAATCGTAAAAAAGGATTAGGTGTAGGAGGGAGGAGATCTCTTTCACCAGAAAATAAAGTACTTTTGATGCTTGGCTATTATCGTGAGTATCGCACCCTTGAACATATTGGATTTGATTATGGTGTGAGTGAATCAACGGCTTCAAGGATTGTATGTGAAGTAGAAGAAGTGTTGATTAAGTCTGGTAGATTTTCATTGCCAAGCAAGAGAGAACTCTATAAAAGTGATGTTGCCCTCTCTTTTGTTGTCATTGATGCGACAGAAACGCCTTGTCAAAGACCCAAAAAAAGCAAAGAGAGTACTACTCAGGTAAGCAAAAGCGTCATACCCTTAAAGGACAGATTGTGA
- a CDS encoding tyrosine-type recombinase/integrase, with protein MAKSIIPLSEMQIKNAKRKEKDYKLYDGDGLYIIIWSKKERNKRWGFDYRFQGTRKTISFGTYPEITLAQARKLRQESKEKIFKSIDPSQERKDNKKELAHCTTLQNISEEWFNIKAGKLAQTTIQKKKSFLVNHVYISIGQKDIKTISRLEVIAILKEIQNKGAFEVADRVLNMLNNIWRYAVTMQIVEHNIIADIEKSMVIQAQERRHFPTITDSQEVGALLRAIDGYKGDINTKLALMISPYIFLRSSNIRSLEWKEIDFEKREIRIPAAKMKMKAPHIVPLTDRTIEILKHAYSINAHCSLYVFPSSISNIKIMSENTLNYALRRLGYSKEEIVYHGFRAMASTILHEQISEHGIHSDAIERQLAHAERSGVKAAYNHAEYLKERKILMQWWSDYLDQLKLSI; from the coding sequence ATGGCTAAGTCGATTATACCGCTATCTGAGATGCAGATAAAAAATGCTAAGCGAAAAGAAAAAGACTATAAACTTTATGATGGTGATGGACTATATATTATTATTTGGTCTAAAAAAGAACGAAATAAAAGATGGGGTTTTGATTACAGATTTCAAGGTACACGAAAAACAATCTCTTTTGGAACATATCCAGAAATAACACTTGCACAAGCTAGAAAGTTAAGACAGGAATCAAAAGAAAAAATATTCAAGAGCATTGATCCGTCTCAAGAGCGTAAAGATAATAAAAAAGAATTGGCACATTGTACAACTCTACAAAATATATCAGAAGAATGGTTTAATATAAAAGCTGGAAAACTTGCTCAAACAACTATTCAAAAGAAAAAAAGCTTTTTAGTTAATCATGTATATATTAGTATTGGGCAAAAGGATATCAAAACAATTAGTCGTTTAGAAGTAATAGCTATATTAAAAGAAATCCAAAATAAAGGTGCTTTTGAAGTAGCTGATCGAGTTTTAAACATGCTCAATAATATTTGGCGTTATGCTGTTACTATGCAAATTGTTGAGCATAATATTATTGCCGATATTGAAAAAAGTATGGTTATTCAAGCGCAAGAGCGTAGGCATTTCCCAACAATAACAGATTCACAAGAAGTTGGTGCCCTCCTCCGCGCTATTGATGGCTACAAAGGTGATATTAACACTAAACTAGCTTTGATGATTTCACCTTATATTTTTTTACGGTCTTCTAATATAAGATCATTAGAGTGGAAAGAAATAGATTTTGAAAAAAGAGAAATTAGAATTCCAGCAGCTAAAATGAAAATGAAAGCTCCTCATATTGTTCCACTTACAGATCGAACAATAGAAATTTTGAAACACGCATATTCAATTAATGCACATTGTAGTCTATATGTTTTCCCTTCTTCAATCTCTAATATAAAAATAATGAGTGAAAACACGCTTAACTATGCTCTGAGACGGTTAGGATATTCAAAAGAAGAAATTGTCTATCATGGATTTCGCGCAATGGCTTCAACAATCTTACATGAACAAATCAGTGAGCATGGAATTCATAGTGATGCTATAGAAAGGCAATTGGCTCACGCTGAACGCTCTGGTGTAAAAGCCGCATACAATCATGCTGAATATTTAAAAGAAAGAAAGATATTAATGCAATGGTGGAGTGATTATTTAGACCAGTTGAAGTTAAGTATTTAA